A portion of the Mytilus galloprovincialis chromosome 12, xbMytGall1.hap1.1, whole genome shotgun sequence genome contains these proteins:
- the LOC143055119 gene encoding uncharacterized protein LOC143055119 — MKRLLWHNKEDFTSTQSTDGIEVEKCNINIADGKWSPCNDTDDDLTRLIHQVYKDKLLNATAETVIDQEPPSSKTDESRRVSDKSLSTSASNSDYKDTLKDDTSSVGNKSDDTLWIGSRIPDIHSVIPDNENNHEAVEIDLNQIQNDNVKSEKANGHTVNNYLNENVSDPVNDENINEMTSTIIKSYLKSSTEEQNDMLAFCWLWDFAGQKDFYATHQVFLSKCAVYLLVTDSLEFSTAENQGLDFEGSAEYVCFWFDVIHCYWSTTKKGRLDPPIIVVCTNEDRFKEPSERKKRQRQFKDNLGQVLKDQEKKRHLRNIYFISNTEDADIVFEEIRKEIYRQASEMEDWGKICPLKWLLFQQVLLKLRDNNVPISSTKTLLKIAKHDDIGISEENEVKRCLQYCNDNGTVIYVDEEHLTDHVILNPKWLIKAFRCLVSDKIDNFIEVSDDWQQLKDTGQLTDSLISRLFRKEPNLKFEDNKAHLIEVMKRFDIIVNLKDSTTLYMPCMIKSCSFSEVQKQFSDGSQSIHKTSWLCLEFKFLPPAFFNHIIAWYVKKYHVSYIIDKECRSKRNALYRQVGVFDLDLSGCEQLVVCKGHNTIALQVWNSRMSKKTYGDLGSELFRIVETLQNRYRLHISYIKTFTCYNGDFTIQRKTIKDLLTPEYRCFEHKTNHRSDDLVKPWNFRGQLRRQRSMKKKAEKYVELLKAWEARKADEAAKED, encoded by the exons ACACAGACGACGATCTAACTAGATTGATACATCAAGTGTATAAGGATAAGCTCCTGAATGCCACAGCCGAAACTGTTATTGATCAAGAACCTCCAAGTTCCAAAACAGACGAATCAAGACGTGTATCCGACAAAAGCCTTTCTACAAGTGCAAGTAATAGTGATTACAAAGATACCTTAAAAGACGATACTTCCAGCGTTGGAAATAAAAGTGATGACACCTTATGGATAGGTTCCAGAATACCTGATATTCATTCAGTTATACCCGACAATGAAAACAATCATGAAGCAGTGGAGATTGATTTAAATCAAATCCAAAATGACAATGTCAAATCAGAAAAAGCGAATGGTCACACAGTTAACAACTACTTAAATGAAAATGTGTCGGACCCTGTTAACGATGAAAATATAAACGAAATGACCTCtacaattataaaatcatatctTAAATCTTCGACAGAGGAACAGAATGATATGTTAGCGTTTTGCTGGTTGTGGGATTTTGCTGGCCAGAAAGATTTTTATGCCACACACCAAGTCTTCCTGTCAAAATGCGCAGTGTATTTGCTTGTCACAGACAGTTTAGAGTTCAGCACTGCTGAAAACCAAGGGCTAGATTTTGAAGGCTCGGCAG AGTATGTCTGTTTCTGGTTTGACGTCATTCACTGCTACTGGTCGACTACAAAGAAAGGCAGACTGGACCCTCCAATCATTGTTGTATGTACAAACGAAGATCGTTTTAAG GAACCTTCAGAGCGAAAAAAACGACAAAGACAATTTAAAGACAATTTAGGACAAGTTCTGAAAGACCAGGAGAAAAAAAGACACTtgagaaacatttattttatttctaatactGAGGATGCTGACATTGTGTTTGAGGAGATTCGAAAAGAAATTTATCGTCAAGCTAGTGAAATGGAAGATTGGGGCAAAATCTGTCCCTTAAAATGGCTATTATTTCAACAAGTTTTATTAAAGTTGAGAGACAACAATGTACCAATTTCATCTACTAAAACATTGCTAAAAATTGCAAAACACGACGATATTGGTATCAGCGAAGAAAATGAAGTCAAACGATGCCTGCAATACTGTAACGACAATGGAACAGTTATTTACGTTGATGAAGAACACTTAACTGATCATGTTATTCTGAACCCGAAATGGTTGATAAAGGCCTTTCGATGTCTTGTTAGtgataaaattgataattttatagaAGTTTCAGATGATTGGCAACAATTGAAAGACACTGGACAATTAACAGATTCGCTTATATCTCGCCTGTTTCGGAAAGAACCTAATTTGAAATTTGAGGACAACAAAGCACATTTAATTGAAGTAATGAAACGATTTGATATTATTGTGAACTTAAAAGATTCAACAACGTTATACATGCCATGTATGATAAAGTCATGCTCTTTCTCTGAAGTTCAGAAGCAGTTTTCTGATGGAAGTCAATCAATTCACAAAACCAGTTGGTTATGTTTAGAATTTAAATTTCTTCCTCCAGCCTTTTTCAACCATATTATTGCCTGGTACGTAAAAAAGTATCATGTTAGTTATATAATCGATAAAGAATGTCGAAGCAAAAGAAATGCATTATATCGCCAGGTTGGTGTATTTGATTTGGATTTGTCTGGTTGTGAACAACTTGTAGTATGTAAAGGACATAATACCATAGCTCTTCAAGTATGGAATTCACGAATGTCAAAAAAAACTTACGGAGATTTGGGATCAGAACTATTTCGAATCGTTGAAACACTACAAAACCGCTATAGATTACATATATCGTATATAAAAACATTCACATGTTACAATGGTGATTTTACAATCCaacgaaaaacaattaaagatttattAACTCCAGAATACCGTTGCTTTGAGCATAAAACAAATCACAGATCAGACGATTTAGTAAAGCCGTGGAATTTTCGTGGACAATTAAG